In the genome of Chitinophagales bacterium, one region contains:
- a CDS encoding DNA methyltransferase, giving the protein MMKVNKIYLGDCIKNMQELENESVDLIIADPPYNLNKDFGNTSDKWGDVNEWVKWSKIWLDVAIEKLKPTGSIFVYGIHHYLCFLQVHLYERNLKYRRQIIWHYENSFSGYKNAPSANYEPILWFSKSDTYTYHQIREPYKSTERLKNKITKNGKVWTPHPDGKHAGDVWNIPVLAGKRFAEEKVDHPTQKPIAICDRIVKHFSNEGDLVLVPFAGSGSECVSALRNGRNFIAFEKNKNYIELANKRINSVCMQAEFQNDIIANGIFAEM; this is encoded by the coding sequence ATGATGAAAGTAAATAAGATATATTTAGGAGATTGCATAAAAAATATGCAGGAATTAGAAAATGAATCTGTCGATTTAATCATAGCTGACCCACCATATAATCTTAACAAGGATTTTGGAAACACATCTGACAAATGGGGTGATGTAAATGAATGGGTTAAATGGTCAAAAATATGGCTTGATGTCGCTATAGAAAAATTGAAGCCAACTGGTTCTATTTTTGTTTATGGTATACATCACTATTTATGCTTCCTCCAAGTACATTTGTATGAAAGAAATCTAAAATATAGACGTCAAATAATTTGGCACTATGAAAATAGTTTTTCTGGATATAAAAATGCTCCTTCAGCAAATTATGAGCCAATATTATGGTTTTCTAAATCTGACACTTATACATATCACCAAATAAGAGAGCCTTATAAAAGTACCGAACGCTTGAAAAACAAAATAACTAAGAATGGCAAGGTTTGGACACCCCATCCAGACGGGAAACATGCAGGTGACGTTTGGAACATTCCTGTTTTAGCAGGTAAACGATTTGCTGAAGAAAAAGTAGATCATCCAACTCAAAAGCCAATTGCTATTTGTGATAGAATTGTTAAGCATTTTTCGAATGAGGGAGATTTAGTGTTAGTTCCTTTCGCTGGCTCTGGAAGTGAATGTGTAAGTGCACTCAGAAATGGGCGAAATTTCATAGCTTTTGAAAAAAATAAAAATTACATTGAACTGGCAAACAAAAGAATCAACAGTGTTTGTATGCAGGCTGAATTTCAAAATGATATAATTGCTAATGGTATCTTTGCTGAAATGTAA
- a CDS encoding helix-turn-helix transcriptional regulator — protein sequence MTLGQKIKQLRESKGMLQRQLASILEMGDGFLSKVESDLKPLRREHLKAISETFNYSYSELEALWIATKVYDLVKDEDEGLNALKVAEEQIKYHKNQK from the coding sequence ATGACACTAGGGCAGAAAATCAAACAATTAAGAGAGTCCAAAGGGATGTTGCAGAGACAACTTGCATCTATTCTTGAGATGGGCGATGGTTTTTTAAGTAAAGTGGAAAGTGACCTAAAGCCATTGAGAAGAGAACACTTAAAGGCCATTAGTGAGACTTTCAATTATTCATATTCAGAACTTGAAGCTTTGTGGATAGCAACAAAAGTTTATGACTTAGTTAAAGATGAGGATGAAGGGCTTAATGCATTGAAAGTGGCAGAGGAGCAGATTAAATATCATAAAAACCAAAAATGA
- a CDS encoding Fic/DOC family N-terminal domain-containing protein codes for MRDFKRNEPYNSLPILPPNTNLETTEILRKAISASRALAQLNGAITNLPKPKLFLDTIHLQEAKASSEIENIITTNDELYKSVIANKKFENPNAKEVISYKEALWYGLEQLESRPFITTNLCIEIMQRIKQNTSTIRTAPGTTLSNTKGEIIYTPPSGESVIREKLGNLEKFINEDNSLDPLIKLALLHYQFEAIHPFSDGNGRTGRILLLLYLKLENLLDIPAIYLSEYIIKNKAEYYKRLKQVTEKENWESWIMYILDMIEWTSKKGITRLEDILYSMKTTSEDIKKELPKAYSKDLIDILYKLPYTKRQHLIDAGLGTAKTVGNYLIELEEKGFLKSVKLGKEKLYLNHRLMKILEKE; via the coding sequence ATGAGAGACTTTAAAAGAAATGAGCCTTATAATAGTTTACCAATTCTACCTCCAAATACAAATTTGGAAACAACAGAAATATTACGAAAAGCAATTAGTGCAAGTAGAGCATTAGCCCAATTAAATGGAGCAATCACGAACCTGCCAAAGCCTAAATTATTTTTAGACACAATACATTTACAAGAAGCTAAAGCAAGTTCTGAAATTGAAAATATTATTACAACCAATGATGAATTATACAAGTCGGTAATTGCTAATAAAAAGTTTGAAAACCCAAATGCTAAAGAAGTTATAAGTTACAAAGAAGCCCTTTGGTATGGACTAGAGCAACTAGAATCAAGACCATTTATAACTACAAACCTCTGCATTGAGATAATGCAACGCATAAAGCAAAACACGTCTACTATTAGAACAGCGCCAGGCACTACTCTTTCAAACACAAAAGGAGAAATTATTTACACTCCCCCATCTGGGGAATCTGTTATTCGAGAAAAATTAGGAAATCTTGAAAAGTTTATCAATGAGGATAATTCACTAGATCCTCTGATAAAATTAGCCCTACTACATTACCAATTTGAAGCAATACATCCTTTTTCTGATGGGAATGGCAGAACAGGACGAATACTACTCTTACTTTATCTTAAACTAGAAAACTTACTTGATATTCCTGCAATATATTTGAGTGAATACATTATTAAAAACAAAGCGGAATACTATAAAAGATTAAAACAAGTAACTGAAAAAGAAAACTGGGAAAGTTGGATAATGTACATATTGGATATGATTGAATGGACTTCTAAAAAAGGTATAACGAGATTAGAGGATATTTTGTATTCCATGAAAACTACTTCGGAAGACATTAAAAAGGAATTGCCGAAAGCATACTCTAAAGATTTAATAGACATACTTTATAAACTTCCCTATACAAAAAGACAGCATTTAATTGATGCAGGATTGGGGACAGCAAAAACCGTAGGTAATTATTTAATCGAACTTGAAGAAAAAGGTTTTCTTAAATCTGTTAAACTAGGAAAAGAGAAACTTTACCTTAACCACCGACTAATGAAAATATTAGAAAAAGAATAA
- a CDS encoding methyltransferase domain-containing protein: MKDYVEYNDKLFSRWAPIYDGFEIILSGVRKKMNQEINSTNKSVLDIATGTGSLAIALSSKAKEVVGIDLSSKMLDIARKKRTNDNLSFLQMDASEMKFQDHKFDIVTISLGLHDMPQEIRTAVLKEVKRVLKKDGKLYILEYDLPQNKFIGWCSSYLINTFESKYYLNFIKSELSDYLNTFGFKIEGKTNYLSGHLQLLTITN, encoded by the coding sequence ATGAAAGACTACGTAGAATACAATGATAAACTATTTTCGAGATGGGCTCCAATCTATGATGGATTTGAAATCATCCTATCCGGTGTAAGAAAGAAAATGAACCAAGAAATAAACTCAACTAACAAATCTGTTTTAGATATAGCAACCGGAACTGGAAGTTTAGCAATCGCTTTAAGCTCAAAAGCAAAAGAAGTTGTTGGAATCGATTTATCATCAAAGATGCTTGATATTGCAAGAAAGAAAAGAACAAACGACAATCTATCTTTCTTACAAATGGATGCAAGTGAAATGAAGTTTCAGGATCATAAATTCGATATAGTTACAATAAGTTTAGGATTACACGACATGCCACAGGAGATAAGAACAGCTGTATTGAAAGAAGTAAAAAGAGTATTGAAAAAAGATGGGAAACTCTATATTTTGGAATATGATTTACCCCAAAACAAGTTTATAGGATGGTGTTCTTCGTATTTGATAAATACTTTCGAAAGCAAATATTATCTCAATTTCATTAAATCTGAACTATCCGATTATCTCAATACATTTGGCTTTAAGATTGAAGGAAAAACCAATTACTTATCAGGACACTTGCAATTACTAACAATAACGAATTAA
- a CDS encoding DNA methyltransferase has protein sequence MKYRLYKKEKKEIVPVTGNEENKLAKARLSDIFEKRQELRIPSRFIEAWENVALFQTNGDIAKANSILFPNEKSAFALNNTLNDLTAKEWLPETVTVFSQKGLGAGNKDAQIEKQHPAPFSFQDVGRLIQFYSKENDRVLDPFSGVASTAKACAFNNRVGYGIELNPKYHELAKKRIEIEVPDEQKAKKIQSLINGNSKEEIKNFKNDFFDFIVTSPPYWNILETVDHKGKERVINNLDHKYGEDTKDFSNIEDYTLFLETLSTFFNDCARVLKKGRYLCVIVSDFRKKDKYYTFHADLANELEKKGSFVLKGVRILYQRHKGIYPYGYPFSFVPNMHHQNVLIFQNIKKK, from the coding sequence ATGAAGTATCGTCTTTATAAAAAAGAGAAAAAGGAAATTGTTCCTGTGACAGGTAACGAAGAAAACAAGCTTGCAAAAGCTAGATTATCTGATATTTTTGAGAAAAGACAAGAACTTCGAATTCCAAGTAGGTTTATAGAAGCGTGGGAAAATGTTGCCTTATTTCAAACTAATGGTGACATTGCTAAAGCAAATTCAATTCTATTTCCGAATGAAAAATCGGCTTTTGCACTTAACAACACTCTCAATGATTTGACCGCAAAAGAATGGCTTCCTGAAACAGTGACTGTTTTTAGCCAAAAGGGATTGGGAGCAGGCAATAAAGATGCACAAATCGAAAAACAACATCCAGCACCTTTTTCGTTTCAAGATGTGGGCAGATTAATCCAATTTTACTCCAAAGAAAATGATAGAGTTTTAGACCCTTTCTCTGGTGTGGCATCTACAGCTAAAGCTTGTGCATTTAACAATCGAGTTGGATATGGGATTGAGTTAAACCCGAAGTATCACGAACTAGCAAAAAAGAGAATTGAAATTGAAGTTCCTGATGAGCAAAAAGCAAAAAAAATTCAAAGTTTAATCAATGGAAATAGTAAGGAGGAAATCAAAAACTTTAAAAATGACTTCTTCGACTTTATTGTAACTAGTCCTCCTTATTGGAATATATTAGAAACAGTTGACCATAAAGGAAAAGAAAGAGTAATTAATAATTTAGACCATAAATATGGTGAGGACACGAAGGATTTTTCTAACATTGAGGACTACACGTTATTTTTGGAGACTCTTTCAACATTTTTCAACGACTGTGCACGCGTACTCAAAAAGGGGAGGTATCTGTGTGTAATTGTTAGTGATTTCAGGAAAAAAGATAAGTATTATACTTTTCACGCTGATTTAGCTAATGAGCTTGAGAAAAAAGGAAGTTTTGTATTGAAAGGAGTTCGAATTCTATATCAAAGGCATAAAGGCATTTACCCATATGGTTATCCGTTTTCTTTTGTCCCTAATATGCACCACCAAAACGTTTTAATCTTTCAAAACATAAAAAAGAAATGA